One window of Pocillopora verrucosa isolate sample1 chromosome 9, ASM3666991v2, whole genome shotgun sequence genomic DNA carries:
- the LOC131772928 gene encoding uncharacterized protein yields MATDGQGYQTFSPDEGRAVVIGLSKAHYRRDTSLVYCLEVLENGEVTGFPFRLHNEDGRYIWENEQLRHRSITQGSLITFKRRPSWRFINPCYTENTGKSLGINTILSQLQFGSSGYKAVVYQGIAEGFPTGKIENLKIYQDVEDGPSPACALISVKEATLEDRKIKFKTLLDEECFLKNNCRNNGGGGVEELPLPVQVSLSNQGVSNCVLLVEFGSRLDSESWDSDRHYAVCEAVLISQPGPFALGRRQDSSGGILAGSSLLKSYEMNRNPRGKCIIINNSEFQDEAYNRPGAEFDEQALEALFEYLSFDVEIYQNLDSRDMRDLVRTIASENHSESDAVFVIVMSHGGDHDTVLGVDQRNITVEEMMSEFKAARCKTLEGKPKVFIFQVCRGSSSEFLEHERRHTDNTVSRLRGDSTLSRGTSPQEADFLLAFATTPGYYSYRDEDHGTPFIQTLVEVLRKHHQESHLTEMLPEVTRCVVEKAERDGLQSYIQVPCYSNSLRAKLYL; encoded by the exons ATGGCTACTGACGGTCAAGGCTACCAAACGTTTTCACCTGATGAAGGTCGAGCTGTAGTAATCGGCCTCTCAAAAGCACATTATAGAAGGGATACATCCCTTGTATATTGTTTAGAAGTGCTTGAAAATGGGGAAGTCACTGGATTTCCATTTCGATTGCACAACGAGGATGGACGTTATATTTGGGAAAACGAACAGCTCCGACACAGAAGTATTACCCAGGGATCCCTCATCACCTTCAAGAGAAGACCAAGTTGGCGTTTTATCAACCCTTGCTACACTGAGAATACCGGAAAGAGCTTG gGTATCAATACAATTCTTTCTCAACTACAATTTGGTAGTTCAGGTTATAAAGCAGTTGTCTATCAAGGGATTGCAGAGGGCTTTCCTACtggtaaaattgaaaatttgaagatcTATCAAGATGTTGAAGATGGACCCAGTCCTGCTTGTGCCCTCATCAGTGTGAAAGAGGCAACACTTGAGGacagaaaaatcaaatttaaaacccTATTAGATGAGGAATGTTTTTTGAAGAACAACTGCCGGAACAATGGGGGAGGTGGTGTTGAGGAGCTTCCATTACCTGTCCAGGTTTCTTTGTCCAATCAGGGTGTTAGTAATTGTGTTCTGCTGGTCGAATTTGGAAGTAGACTTGATTCAGAATCCTGGGATTCTGACCGACACTATGCTGTGTGTGAAGCAGTCTTGATTAGCCAACCAGGCCCATTTGCCCTTGGAAGAAGACAAGACAGTTCTGGTGGAATTTTGGCTG GGTCCTCTCTTCTTAAAAGTTATGAAATGAACAGAAACCCTCGAGGGAAGTGTATCATCATAAATAACTCAGAATTCCAGGATGAAGCCTACAATCGCCCTGGTGCTGAGTTTGATGAACAAGCCCTGGAAGCCCTCTTTGAGTACCTCTCATTTGATGTGGAAATCTACCAAAATCTTGACTCACGTGATATGAGAGATCTTGTAAGGACCATAGCAAGTGAGAATCACAGTGAATCTGATGCTGTCTTTGTCATTGTAATGTCCCACGGAGGAGACCATGATACTGTCTTAGGTGTGGATCAAAGAAATATAACTGTTGAAGAAATGATGTCCGAATTTAAAGCTGCAAGGTGCAAAACACTTGAAGGAAAACCCAaggtgtttatttttcaagtctGTAGGGGTTCTTCCTCAGAATTTCTGGAGCATGAGAGACGTCATACTGACAACACTGTGAGTAGGCTTCGTGGTGACTCCACCCTCTCAAGAGGGACAAGCCCACAAGAAGCTGATTTTTTATTGGCCTTTGCAACTACCCCTGGGTATTATTCCTACCGAGATGAAGATCACGGTACACCATTCATTCAG ACTCTTGTGGA